In one Drosophila albomicans strain 15112-1751.03 chromosome X, ASM965048v2, whole genome shotgun sequence genomic region, the following are encoded:
- the LOC117576557 gene encoding transmembrane emp24 domain-containing protein 5, with protein sequence MLKWNIGPWLCIATMTLLWPALVNGYDKEMTVYVDAGKKECLYHTVKVGEIIDFEYQVIDGGHGDLDISFALLDPIGLVIVSDYKKPENMHQHEVQKDGDYRFCFDNSFSMFNRKTVFFELIVEREGDANHGDEQWKTEVDELTGLSRDEYYDMKVQDIMDFIGRIRMQLTKARQLQDLLRSHEARDRNQAEANFQVVNNWSMLQMSAMIGVGLIQVFMLRSIFETHGRMHHFWRKLGI encoded by the exons ATG CTAAAATGGAATATTGGACCCTGGCTGTGCATAGCAACAATGACGCTGCTCTGGCCAGCATTAGTCAACGGCTATGACAAAGAGATGACTGTTTATGTGGACGCCGGCAAAAAGGAATGTCTCTATCACACCGTCAAGGTTGGCGAAATCATTGACTTTGAATATCAGGTCATCGATGGTGGCCATGGTGATCTCGACATCAGTTTCGCCCTCCTCGATCCCATTGGCTTAGTTATTGTCAGCGATTACAAAAAGCCCGAGAATATGCATCAGCATGAGGTGCAGAAGGATGGCGACTATCGTTTCTGTTTCGATAACAGTTTTAGCATGTTTAATCGTAAAACCGTCTTCTTCGAACTGATCGTGGAACGCGAAGGCGACGCCAATCATGGCGACGAACAGTGGAAGACGGAAGTGGACGAGCTAACGGGCCTGTCGCGTGACGAATACTATGACATGAAGGTGCAGGACATTATGGACTTCATTGGACGCATTCGCATGCAACTGACAAAAGCGCGACAACTGCAGGATTTGTTGCGTTCGCATGAGGCAAGAGATCGCAATCAGGCCGAGGCCAATTTCCAGGTGGTCAACAACTGGTCCATGCTCCAGATGAGCGCCATGATTGGCGTCGGACTCATCCAAGTGTTTATGCTGCGCAGCATCTTCGAGACACACGGACGCATGCATCATTTCTGGCGTAAATTGGGCATTTGA
- the LOC117576566 gene encoding NADH dehydrogenase [ubiquinone] 1 beta subcomplex subunit 7 translates to MGNALNHYMKPDVVPGPDVVPSFDPMLGFETRKERVMIATKEEMESAKLPLEDRDYCAHKLIAYQSCRADKFPFVYQCAHEKHDYLTCEYEDYVLRMKEFERERRLLERQKRLNKAA, encoded by the coding sequence ATGGGCAACGCTCTCAATCATTACATGAAACCAGACGTGGTACCCGGGCCCGATGTGGTGCCTAGCTTTGATCCCATGCTGGGCTTTGAGACGCGCAAGGAACGCGTCATGATTGCCACCAAGGAGGAGATGGAATCGGCGAAACTGCCACTGGAGGATCGTGACTATTGTGCCCACAAGCTGATCGCCTATCAGTCGTGCCGCGCCGACAAGTTCCCCTTCGTCTATCAGTGTGCGCACGAGAAGCACGATTATCTCACCTGCGAATACGAAGATTATGTGCTGCGCATGAAGGAATTCGAACGTGAGCGTCGCCTGCTCGAGCGTCAAAAGCGTCTGAACAAGGCCGCTTAA